The sequence AGGTGATAAGTTGAATGAAGCCCAGGTAATGAGAACTTACAGCGATGTTCCGGAAACCTGGAATGACCTGCAAAGTTATGAGAAGGCTTATGAAGGCCGTATAGAAATATTGAATCCTTTAAAAGATAACTATGTGTTTATCTCTGAACAAGAAATTATCGAAAAATAGGTACTTATTAATGTAAAAATGTAATACTGTAATGAATAGAAAATATATTAAAATTGGGACACTTTTAATAAGTCTTATTTACGTTGATCTTTTCTGTGGAGCCGGGGGGACCTCTACCGGGATTGAAACGGCAAAGGTAAAAGGAGAAAAATGCGCAAAAGTAATTGTTTGTGTGAATCATGATCCAACTGCAATCGCATCCCATGCTGAAAATCATCCTGATTCATGTCATTTTACTGAAGACATTAAAACCCTTGATCTTGCACCGGTAATTATTCGCATGAAGGAAATGAGAGAATTATACCCTCTTGCAAAGGTTGTTCTGTGGGCATCATTAGAATGTACAAACCACAGTAAAGCAAAGGGAGGAATGTCAAGGGATGCGGATTCTCGTACATTAGCAAATCACTTGTTCAGGTATATTGATGCCATCAATCCTGATTCTGTACAGATTGAAAATGTTGAAGAGTTTCTGATCTGGGGGCCTTTGATGATCAAAGAAATTCATAAAAACAATACTTCATATTGCCCATTAGACCTTGTAACTATTGATAAAAAGAAAAAAATCAAGGAATTAAGACCAATTTGGATTCCAATAAAAGAAAGAAAAGCAGAATATTATAATGCGTGGCTTGATGAAGTTTTGAAGCGTGGATTTTCCTATGATTATAAATTATTGAATGCTGCTGATTTTGGCGCATACACAAGCCGAAAAAGGTTGTTTATTCAATTTAATAAAAATATTCCTACAGTTTGGCCAGAACAAACGCATTCAAAAAATCCTGAAGCAACCCTTTTTGGCCAATTAGAAAAATGGAAAGCAGTGAAGGATGTTTTGGATTTGAATGACCTTGGTGAATCAATTTTTGATAAAATTGAATCTGACAAGACATATCAAAGAATTCTTCTGGGGCTTAAAAGAGAGACAAACAAGCACTTTCTTACATCTTACTATGGCAATGGTTCAGCGCATTCAATTGATGCTCCTATTGGTACTTTAACGACTAAGGACAGATGTGCTCTTCATTACATTCATTATGATTATTCAAGTTTGACAACTTCAAGTATTAATAATCCTGCCGGAGCAGTAACCACGGTACCCAAGCATAACTTAATGTCAATTCAATGGCTAATGGACACACAATTTGGTAGAGTTTCAAAATCCATTGATGAACCTTCTCCGACAATAATTGCTAGACAAGATAAAAAACCATTATATATTTTACAGGCTGAAAGGGGTTATCCGTCTGATTTCATAAAAGAAAGTGATTCTGATGTGGTTAAGGAGATCAAAGAATTTATGATTTTAAATCACATCAAGTCTATCACAATGAGAATGCTGACAGTCCAGGAGTTAAAAGAAATTATGGGTTTTCCAAAAGATTATATTTTGAAAGGGACCAAAACTGATCAAAAAAAATTCATCGGAAATGCGGTTGAAGTTACAATGGCAAGGAAAATTTGTGAGGCAACCGCAAACCGATTATTAGAAAGAAAAAAAGCAGCATAAAAAAAGAATAATATGAAAATCACATTATTATCTGGTCAGATAATAGAATTGACCAAAGAAGACATTAAGTTTATTAAACCAAAGATTGATGAAGCTTTTGAAGGTCTTGATGATTCTGAATATTTCCGAATTAAAAAATTGAAAGGATCAGAAGTTGAAATTGAATTGGAAAAAATGTCAGATGGTGATCTTTACCATTTCGCTAAAACTAACGAAGGGTTTATGACTTTCGTAAGAAGTTACATGGCAGATCCTTTTACCATTAAAATCTGGAAAGAACTATTCAAACGTCATAATCTTGGTTTTAAGCAAGTCAGATCAATAAGCAATAAGCAACGAAATCTCTTGAAAGAATTAGGAATTAAATACAGACAGGAGTTATGAGCCGCCAAGAGAAACGAATAGCTGAAAAAGTAAAAGCTTTGAGAGTTACAATACTTAATCCCGAAAACAAAATACAGTAATGAATGTTACAGAAAGTATAAAAATCACCAATGAGGATAATATGAAGCTTATGATTCGTTATCCGGATAAATATTTTGATCTCGCTATTGTTGATCCTCCCTATGGTATTAATGCTCCTAATTTGACAATGGGAGTAATCCAAAAAGAAAAGGACATTTGCAGTATGGTGGTACATCTACTGCACAGAAGATTAAGAAAGGAAGGTTGAATCAAGGTTCAGGAAAACTAAAAAATAGAGTGCTAAATCAATCAAACTGCGATTGGGATAACGCAATACCTGGTGAGGAGTATTTTAAAGAACTATTCAGAGTTTCAAAAAATCAGATTATATGGGGTGGGAATTACTTCGACCTAAGACCTACAAGAGGTATTGTTTTTTGGGATAAACTTCAACCTTGGGATAATTTTTCACAATTCGAATTAGCATGGACATCATTTGATAAACCTGCGGCTAAAATAGCATTAAGTAATACAGGAGGTTCAAATTCAGCTAAGAAAATACACCCAACACAAAAACCTTCAGAATTATATCAATGGCTTTTGGTTAAGTATGCTAAAGCTGGAGATAAAATATTAGATACTCATTTAGGATCAGGTAGTATTGCATTAGCATGTTTTGATTATGGATTTGAGTTAACAGCTTGTGAACTTGACGAATGTTTCTTTAATTCTGCAATTGAAAGAATTAAAAATCATATTTCTTTTAACCAAAGCTTATTTACGCCTGAACAATTAAAATTATCATTATGAAATCAACTTTAAAAGTAAATGTGAGTTTTGAAATACTGTAAAAATGAATCATAAATATAAATTAGAATTTTCAATAGAAAACCCGGATAAAAAATTATTGGATTTACTTTTTCCATACAGAAGCAAACAAGTAGTAAAAAAGGATATAAGAAAACATTGTATTAAAGTGTATGATAACCTTTCGATGAAAAACAAATTACTGCTTGTAAAATATTGGGGAGATGTTTTACGGAAAACCACAATTCCAAACCAAATAACAAAATTACCTTTGTAAAATGAAGTGCTTTAAAAACTTATCATTTGAAGATAAAATAGAACTGGGGTTAATGGTAGTATTAGCTATTGTTGCGCTTTATTATCTCTTTAAGTAGTATATTTGAATTATGGATAAAAGATTTTACATAACATCCCTCAGAAAAGAAGAAAATACATTTAGCAAGACAGAATACATGGTATTGGAGCTAAGATTAAAACAAGGTGATGGTGAATGGATTCCGGAAAGTAAATTAGTTCTACCAATGGATGATGAGCTATTTAATTTCTTTAGAGGAGTATTTCATGATGAAGCTTCTTTTATTTTAAATTTAGAAGACATTCCATCAATGATTAATTCTGTTTGTTAGGTAGTGTAAAACAACAACTAAAAATTACAAAATGAAATTTACAAAAGAAGAGGTATTGATTATAAGAAAATGTATTCAAAATGAAGGAAATTCTGAATGGATGCTTTTTGAAAATGATATTCTACATATGTTTTCCAAAGATGAAGAGATTGATACAGAACTAAATCATCATGAACTAGAAGCTTTGTTGAAGGTCACGCAATGGTATGTAGTTTTAAGTGATAAAGAATGTATGACTATAAAGGAGCAGTTGCATAACCGAATTTATGAAAATTTCAAAAAACATCATTCATTATAGTTATGGAAAACCAGAACTTCTTATACCCTTCCAAAATAAAAAAATTAAGCAAATGACTAGATTAAAGCATATTTCAGGGGTTACAGGAACCTATTTAAGGGAAATTCCTTCTCGTCAGTTTTTTCCATTAATTACCTGGGTAATTAAAACAGATGATGGACGAGAGTATTTTGCGCCAAAATCTGAATTTTTAATTATATAATAAAGCCACTTCTTCAGAATTTAAAATTCCACCAATATTATTGGTGGAATTTTTTTATGCGATTCTCCGGATTTAGAAATTACAATTCTGGCATTTTCAAAAAAAAAAGAAAGATATGGCTGTACCAATCATACCCCTTGCACCCCTTAAAATTTATTTATTTTTGTAATATTGTAATTAAGAACAGTTATTCCCGATTTGTAAGGCATTACAGATGTTTTATTTTTTTGTAATTGTAATATTACAATTACAAAAAAAATGTAATAAAAAAGAGTATTACAAAATACTTACAAACCTTAAATACTCTAATTACAATATTTTTTAAAATGTAAAACACTGACTATGAGTGATTTATTACATTATTACAGCTTTACAAAAATTTATCTTAATTTTTATTTATTATACAATTTGTTTTATTTGAAACGTATTGTATTTTTTTGTATATTTATACTGTAGATTTTTGAAATACAGTGAATTACTTAAGAAAATTTAAAAATAGATTTATTATAAAGGTAGAACTTGTATCTGCTTTGGATGATAGTTCTTTTCTAATTTCCCCACCCAATGGTTTTCCGGAAGAAACAATACCGGTTGAGTATAATAATATTTATTTTACGATTACTTCAATATCACTTCAGCAGAACTCAAAGGTTCCTAATGCCGGATCATACTATGTAGTAAAATTAGATTTTACATTTCCATATTTTGAGGGAACCGAAAATTTTATGGAAAGATTTAAATATCTTTCAGAAATCAGATTAACACTTAATACAAACGGATTAATTAGAATTAATAAAAATGATATTGCATTGAATAAGCCTTTAGAGGCTGAATTTCAAACGAGTCTTAAGACTGTTGGCTTTTCTGTTTCTGTTTCACAGCTTTTACCATTTAAAATTAATGAATAGTAATATTATTCCTTTAACAATACGGCCTCATTTAGTTTTTTTTCTGATTAAGGAATTAACCGGTACTGAAAAAATATTTGCGGGTTTTAAGTGTAAGACTTACGACCTTTCAAAAGATTCTCTTATCGGTAGATTTATTATTGATAGGCTGGATAAGTGTGATTATCCAGTTAAAAATGTTGAAAAGTTTAATTTTTTTCTTGAAATAAAGAATACTACTCGAAAACGTTGGATTGCTAACGGGAAATTTTTCAAAATAGAAAATCTGAGTAGAAGTTTTGTAGTTCTTCCTGATATTTACAAGGAAGAGGTAAATGATCTTATAGAGCAGCAATTCAGGACTGTTTTTTATAGCTATGTTGCAGCTTATAAGGATGATGAAGAGACTATATCCATGGCCATTCTTCGTTTTATTGAAAAGTATGATCTTTTTGAAGCAGGGTTTTCACAGATTCAACTTCGTAAGCTATACTATAGAATGCGAGAATCTGGTGGAGTCTGTGCCCAATTACAAGGGAAGCTTTCCAGGAATTAATTTTTTCATATAAATTATTTGTGTTTTTACCGCCTTCGGGCGGTTTTTTTGCGTCACAACTAAAGAATAATAAATTATGAAATTTTGCACAAACTAATAATTGATGCGATTTAATATTCTGAAAAAAGTTAGTGGCTCTGGCTCAGCACCTTTACGTAAAAAATTTGCATACATAGCTTGGCTAAATGATATAGTGAAATTTCCTCAACCTGATTATCGTGGAGTAGTACTTATTGATGATATTCAAATGAAGGAAAATACAGGAATGATGCAGATTTACTTAACAAGTCTAACGCAGGAGTATTCTTATGAATCCGTCGGCGATTCGGATTCAAAAGTCTTTAAAGTAAAATTTACAGGTACACATCCAGGAACTGAAATTGAAGCTCTGGAATTTGCGAAAAATTTCCTTGAAGAACCATTTATAGTTTTAATTCCCTCTTGCGATGTTGGAGTGAAGGTTCTTGGAACTCCTGATGCTCCTTTAGTTTTTACTTCTTCTCATAAAAGTGAAAAAGAGACAGAGAAGTTTATTTTCAATTTTGAACAGGAAATAGGATCAGAGAATGTGTATCAATTATATACTGGAGTAATCACATTAAATAAAAATATAGAAGTTGATATGGGAGATTTTTTAGAACAATTAAAAGGATATATGAAGTTAGATGGATCTAATCTAACCGACGCTCAAAAAGAAAATCTAAGAACTATTTTAGGTGTAGAAAATAAAAACATTGGAAATAGTGACTTATCACTCTCTGAAAATAGAGGTTTAAACTTAAAAGAATTTGTCTTAAACTTTTTCAGTAATTCGGGAATGGCTAAAGTTGGCATAAATAAAAATAAGCCTAGTCATGAGTTAGATGTAAATGGTAACATCAGAAGTAATTCGATTATTATTAATGGACTATCTTCTGTAGAAGAAACAGGAACAATCAAACGTATTGGTGATGAAATTCACTTTAAAACAACTATAGGCTGGGAAATAGTAATGTTGAGAGGTGATTATGTTTCTGATAATAATGGTATCGTTTCCCCAACAACAGAAGTACCTGTTGGTGGATGGAAAAAGGGATGGTATGAACCATCTACAGACTCGATTGAACCAGGGACTAATTATCCAAATTGTGGAAATCTAAAATCAATTGAAGGATATTTTACAAAATTTTATTTTAATGGATCTACTTGGGAGAGTATTAAAAAAAAGATTCCAGGAAACAGTATAGCTAGTGAATCAGAATTTAGAGGCAAAATTGCGGGGAAATCGATGTCTCCAGATCAATTATTTAAGGTTGTAGGTGATTTTGATTTCGATACAGATAAGAACGTAGTTGATCAAATAAGGGATGCTAAAAAAAAATATACTAATTTTTTATATAATAAATCAAATGATTCTATTTCTGATATTGTTTTAGATAGTCCCTCTGGGAATTTCACCATAGATTCCTTGGGATTAAAAATTAACTCATCTGGACCAATTGGGTCAGGTGTAATTTTGAATAAACAAACTAATCTGAGTGAACGCTTTTTAGAGTTAAAAATCAAGCTTTACTCAGATCAAAAAATTTATGTAGGGACAAAAAACGTCGAAAATGTAGTTGGAGAAAATACTGCAGAAATTGATTGTTCTGCAAAAACATTAAAAATTAATCCGATTGGATCGGTTGCCGGAGCAACTAAGGTTTTCACAATGCCTATAATTTCAGGACGTGAGTATATTGTGAGATTTCATAAGATAAATGAAATTACTCGTTTAGAAATTATTGACACTATTTCTACAGAATCAGACTACATAGATGCTGTTCAACTTGGGCATTTTGATAAATACAAATTCGGATTGATTTCCGGTACTGCCCCACTTGTAATATCAAATATTAAAATAGTTTCAGGATTGAATGGAAGAGCTAAAATCGCTTTTTACGGAGATTCTATTACAGAAGGTAATATTGTAGGTGGTAAAACACCTTATTATAAAGATCGTTTTGCTAACCTTATTGGTGATTATTTGGGTTATCCATATTATGTTAGTGGGCGTAGCGCAGGTACTATCGATGGTGTTTTAGTAAGAATGCAGGTTGAGATTCCAGCTTTACTTCCAGAGTATGTTTTTGTAACAATCGGAACTAACGGAAATAATACTGAGGCTAAATTAAATCAACTTGTTGATTTTTGCCAAAGATATGGTTGTAAGGTTATACTTAATAGAATAACTCTTAATGACTCATCAACTGCTGCAAAAAATGCATTGATTCAAAGTGTTGTTGACGCAAGAAAATTGATGTCAGTAAAAATGGACATAGCTACATCCCAGAATAATGATGGGGTAACTAAGGACAACAGTTTGTTTGTAGATGAGAATGGTACCTTAATACACCCTAATAAAGCTGGTAATATAAGAATGTTTAAGCGTGTTTTCGTTGATGCACCTGAAATTTTTCAAGAATCCAGTATTATTCCAAAAGCTCCGGAAGTTCCCGTAAACGATATAAACAATATCAAAAAAGCTTTAAAGTCTTTCGTAGAAACCAAATACACTTTAGATTCAAAATTTTACATTAACGACCCGTCACATTATACTATTTATGACGTTGGTTACTGGTTTGGAAGAAGATTAAAGTCCAATAATTCAGCAGAAGCAAAAACAGCGCCTCAGGAGTACTACAATATTTGGCAAAATATATCAACAACCCAAGGAGCGAAGAAAATATCTAAGCTTATTTTAAACATTATTCCATACGCTAATGTATCAACAGATATTATAAAGAATGCTAATCTTGTAGGCGTTAAAAATGGTATTGTTACTCCTTTGGTAGTTGGAACTAGCGAAACCGTGCCAACAGCCTTGCAAAGATTCGAGATCTCTGTAGAAGAATACGATACATTTAGTATTGGATTATATAATTTGGATTCAAGTCCTGTGACTTTAACTCAAACTATTGAATTTTACACAGGTGATCGTACAATTGAAGACGATGGAGTAAGAAAAGCAATCGAAGCTAATTCTGGAGGAACTGGAGGAACGAAACCTGGATATATTGATTTAATTGATTTTGGTTGTGCCGGTGATGGTATAACCGATGATACGGCTAAAATTAATGCGGCAATCGTTCAATTAATTAATGATGGAGGTGGTTTTCTTTATGGCAGAGATAGGAAATTCAAAGTCTCTAGTATCACTATTCCAGATGTGCAAAAATGGTGTAGAATAGGCATCATGGGAAGCTATGCTCCTGCATTTAGATTTGGGACAGTAGGAACTTTTGATGTAAAGACTAAAAATGGTATGGAAATAATATCTTCCTTAAATGATACTTCTAAGGGGATTATTAACGTTAGTGCCGGTTCAGGATTTGGAGGATTTAATTTAGTATCACTGGATATTCAAAAACTTACTGTACGTGCATATAATAACCCTCAGTGTCATGGTATCAACGCAACGAATGCTGCTCAATTAAATATTGAAAATGTTATAGTGGATACTGGAGTTTATAACGTACAGTCATCTTTACCAACAGCTATAACTGCTGGCATATTGACACCAAAGCTTTCAAACGGTGCTTGGACTACTTTAAAAAACCTTGTTGTTTGCGGATATTATACAGGAGCTTATATATATGAACATACATTTGGTGATTATGTAATATTTGCTTCTAATAAAATTGGAATTAGGCTTTACAAGGCAAATCATTCATCCTTATTTCTGAGACCTGGATTTTACAGGAATCAAAAGGATATTGTTGTTGAAGACACTCATCGCTTTAGGATTGCTGAGATGGCAGTTGAGATGGTTGGTGCCGGACAATATGATGCAAACAACGAGTGGCAGAAATCTGTTTACAATCTGGAGGATATAGGAAATAAAGGATCTGGCACAATACATTATGATGTATGCTTGGGTGGAGTTGGCCCAGTTGATACATTTACAAAAAATGGAGGTACTGGAATTACCTGTACTAAAATATAATTAAAATTAAATATTTTATCTATTAATATTTAAAAAATGAATGGAAAATATAAACTACAATATCAGCGAGATAATAGCATTAATCATGTCGGTACTGATAGGATCAGGGGCTTACATTTCCTTTGTTTATATAAAGAACAAGCAAAAAATAAGTGCTTCTTATATAATTGCAGTACTGCTTATAAATCTTTGCCTGACTTATGTTGCCTCAGAGCTTTTAAAAGCTTTCAATTGGAGCGAATGGCGCAATCCATCACTTCCTATGGTTGCCTTTGCAGGGCAGTATTTAACGGACTGGTTAGACAAACGCTATTTAAAAATATTCGATACAGCTGCTAAAAGAGCAGGAATTAAATTAGATGATAAAGATGATGAACCTAACAATAAAAACTCCGAAAATGAAAATCGATAAGGATAAATTATACGCTTTTCTGATTGTATTACTGATATCGGTATTTGCCTTTGTGGTAGGTAATATTTTCAAAGAAAGCAACGAAAAAGAACTTACTGAATTACGTAAGATCCAAGAGACGCAAAAGGATGAAAGATATAAATCCGAACTAAGAGAAAAAGCAGCAAACTATAAAAGCGATTCTTTTAAAAGTGTTTTAGAAAAACAAAATATTGGGATTGGTCTTTTGAATGCTAATTTTAATAACATGAATAATAGTATTCTTAGTATGAAATCAATGTATGATAAAAATTTCGATGAACTTAAAAATATACAAAATGAAAGCGATCACATTAATTCTACTTCTGTTAATGAGCAATTTGAGTTTATCTCAAAATACAAATACAAGGAGTATTCAGGAGGGACAAATCCCTGAAGTCTATAAAGGATTAAAGCAGAATGAATACCTAAAAATTAGGCTTCAAAAAACTGAAACAGCACTTTCAAGCGCAAATCAGCTCATTACCGAGCAGGATAAAGCACTTACCGTTAGTAAATCTCTATTAACAGCAAAAGATGAAGCTATGGGAACCGTTCTGGAAATTTCTAAACAGGATAAAATAGTTTCTGAAGAAAGAGAAAAGCAACTAAATTTTGATATTTCTTATTTACAGACTCAGGTTGAAATTGTAAGAAAGGAATCACAAATCAAGCAAAGAAAAAGGTTTTGGAATGGGATTAAAATTGGCGGGGTATCAGTGGCGGTTCTGGGAGCGGCTGGACTTATATGGTTTAATAATCGATAAATTCTTGAAAAATGAATAGAAAAATGTTTTTTGATGAATACCGTAAAACTTTAGATCCGGATAAATCAATAAGTGCCCAAGAGGTACAAGACATTGATGTATTTCTGAATTTTTATGAGAGAGATCATTCAATGTATACAATCCCGCAATGGGCTTATATATTTGCTACGGTATATCATGAAACCGGCGCAACCTTCCATACAGTTAGAGAAGCTCCCAAAGTTTCTGAAGAATGGAGGAAGAAGAATTTCAGGTACTATCCTTATTACGGTCGTGGATATGTTCAAATCACATGGGAAAGAAATTATGCTGTATATTCTAAAAAGCTGGGCATTGACTTGGTTGCTAATCCAGATAAAACTATGATTCCTGAGATAGCCTGGTATATTTTGGTGGATGGCTTTAAAAATGGAGTTTTCACAGGAAGAAAAATAACAGATTACATAAACGATTCTAAAAAAGATTATCGGAATGCTAGAAGGTGTATAAATGGCACAGATCGAATGGATCTGATCGCAAAGTACGCTGAACAATTTGAAAAGATTCTGATTTTATCTAAATAGTAATCCCCATTATTTGGGGATTTTTTTTATTTCTTCATCAATTTTCATAGTAAATATTTTGGCTCCGCAATCGTTCAAATGATCTGCATCATAGAAATGTTTATCACTAAATTCAGGATCATTCATCAGATTTAAATAATAACAATTATAATTACTTTTTAATTGCTTTTCTAAAAATGAAAAAGTCGAATGTAACTGTTTATTATTTGTTAAAATAGAGTAATACTTTGCCACTGGAGAAGATACAAAAAGTATGTTTATATTATTAGCTTTAGCATACGAAATAAACTTTTCTATAGCTTTTGTATTATCATTATATGCAGTTTTGCCTTTATCTGAATTTAAAGAAATAGAGTGTCTTTTTACAGCTTCTTTAGCATTTCTTTTAAGATCAATATTTCTATTGATTTTATAAGAAGTACCAAATCCTAAAGAATTACAATCAATAGCAGTTTTACCGGATTTATAATACTTAAGAATCCTATCAGTATTATCAGAAAATTTCCCATTAAATACTTCAAAATGATCTTCTAGTTTATTTGAAGGAATATTATAATAAAGAACATAATTTTTCATTCTCCAATCTTCTACTCCATATTCTAATTTTGAGTACAAAGAGATATAATCTATTGGAATTACAATAGTTTTTATATTATTCCAATTTTTATAGTTGTTAAATACTTTCCAATCAAGATCCAGGTCTTGGGAAGTCATCGCCAGGTTGAATGATTTATATTGTGAAAATTCTGGATTTATTCCAAAAAATATATGTGAACTTCCTAAATATAAAACCTCTATATCTGAAGAGTGTTTTGTTACATAAGTTGATTTATAAGAATAATCATTTGGTATTTTCCTTAGACTAACCTCTATAAAACCTAATCCAATAATAACTGGAACTAAAAAGATAATTATTGTTATTGCAAGTTTTTTCATGATTAAAATTGAAAATAAATAAACGTATGTTCTTCTCCAGAAAAGTAAATAATCATTGCTACTACGATATAGTAGAATAACCATCTGGTAAATCGGTTATTAATCTTATGAATGTCTTCAATTGCATAATTACTTTTTCTACCAATCCATTCTATAAACATAAAAATTAAAATTATAGTGAAAAGCCATACAACATCTTTTTGAGGATAATAAAATAATGACCGGCTAAACATTCTACGAATATATCTTACCGCCTCTAAGACTGAGTCAGACCTGAAGAATATCCACGCAATTGTTGTGAGACCAAAAGTTAGTATGATTTGAAGAGATTCCTTTAATGATGGAAATAAAGAATTTTCGCCGGCAATTCCTAAATTGTTTCTATTGGTCTTAAAAATAATTGAAGGCATAATAAATAATGCATTCAATCCTCCCCAAATTATAAAAGTCCAGTTTGCTCCATGCCAGAAACCTGAAACCAGAAAAATAATAAACGTATTTCTGACTCTTATCCAATTTCCACCTTTACTTCCACCTAATGGAATATAAAGATAGTCTCTGAACCAAGAAGAAAGAGAAATATGCCATCTTCTCCAAAATTCAGCAATATCTCTTGAAAAGTAGGGATAGTTGAAATTTTTCAATAAGTCAAAACCCATCATTCGTGCGGTTCCAAGTGCTATGTCAGAATATCCGGAAAAGTCCCCATATATCTGAAAAGAAAATAAGACAGCACCTATAAGTAATGTACTACCATTAAGTCCATAATGTAATGCAAATATTTCATTAACATAAATTGCACATTGGTCGGCAATTACGATTTTTTTTAAAAGCCCCCAAAGAATCTGTCTTAATCCACTTACTGCATTATCATAACTAAATTCTCTTTCTTTTTTTATTTGAGGTAAAAGATGTGTGGCTCTTTCTATTGGTCCTGCAACCAAAAGAGGGAAAAAACTTACGAATAATGAGTAATCAATAAAGTTTCTTTCTGCTGTAATCCTTTTTTTATATATATCAATTACATAAGAAAGGCCGTGAAATGTATAAAATGAAATGCCGACCGGTAGAATCACATTAAGCAGCCAAATATTTACTTTAAACCCGAAACCACCAAGAAGTTCTGCAAAACTCTCAACAAAGAAATTATAGTATTTAAAGAAACCTAGAAAACCAAGATTAATGGCAATACTCAAAGTAAGCCAGAATTTAGCTTCCTTGTTATTCCGGCTGTT is a genomic window of Chryseobacterium nakagawai containing:
- a CDS encoding MBOAT family O-acyltransferase, which codes for MLFNSLSFAVFFPIVLCIYWILRNNLKTQNLILAIASCYFYACWDWRFLFLLMFSIGLDYFSGIKIENSRNNKEAKFWLTLSIAINLGFLGFFKYYNFFVESFAELLGGFGFKVNIWLLNVILPVGISFYTFHGLSYVIDIYKKRITAERNFIDYSLFVSFFPLLVAGPIERATHLLPQIKKEREFSYDNAVSGLRQILWGLLKKIVIADQCAIYVNEIFALHYGLNGSTLLIGAVLFSFQIYGDFSGYSDIALGTARMMGFDLLKNFNYPYFSRDIAEFWRRWHISLSSWFRDYLYIPLGGSKGGNWIRVRNTFIIFLVSGFWHGANWTFIIWGGLNALFIMPSIIFKTNRNNLGIAGENSLFPSLKESLQIILTFGLTTIAWIFFRSDSVLEAVRYIRRMFSRSLFYYPQKDVVWLFTIILIFMFIEWIGRKSNYAIEDIHKINNRFTRWLFYYIVVAMIIYFSGEEHTFIYFQF